The sequence ATCATTCCGGCCACCTGATTTTTTGAGAGGTTCCAGCAGGCTCTTTTCAGGCTTATCGGTCGTCAGCTCCTTGAAATCGGGAGCAACCCGGAAGCGCATGCTTGGCGTTACTGGTCTTAATTTTCTTACACCCATGATAGTGTTCGGTTTGTCAGCCTATGGGATGAGGCTATAGGTCTCCGTAAATGTCGATCACTTCGCCTTCAGCGACGGTCACGATGGCTTTCTTAACGAGCGGGGCACGGCCCGAAACAACGCGCCCGTTAATGTTTTTTGACCGCTTCTTGCCGAGGGTCCGCATGGTGTTAACGCTTGTCACGTTTACGCCATACAGTTGCTCAACGGCCTGAGCAATCTGAATTTTATTGGCTTTCGGATCAACCGCGAAGGCGTATTTGCCCAGCTTGTTCTGAGCGGACATCTTCTCGGTGACGATCG comes from Fibrella aestuarina BUZ 2 and encodes:
- the rplW gene encoding 50S ribosomal protein L23, which codes for MDVLKRPIVTEKMSAQNKLGKYAFAVDPKANKIQIAQAVEQLYGVNVTSVNTMRTLGKKRSKNINGRVVSGRAPLVKKAIVTVAEGEVIDIYGDL